In Bradyrhizobium sp. 1(2017), one DNA window encodes the following:
- a CDS encoding cbb3-type cytochrome c oxidase subunit I, with translation MKYQTQKVAMLYFYGALTLFLAQVLFGLVAGTIYVLPNTLSTLLPFNIVRMIHTNALIVWSLIGFMGATYFLLPEETETELYSPLLAKIQFWMFFGAAGVAVVGYLFHYHEGREFLEQPFIIKIGIVVVCLMFLFNVTMTALTGRKTTVTNILLFGLWGVAIFFLFAFYNPINLAVDKMYWWYVVHLWVEGVWELIMASILAYLMIKLNGIDREVVEKWLYVIIGLALFSGILGTGHHFYWIGAPGYWRWIGSLFSTLEVAPFFTMVIFTVQMTWKAGRKHPNRAALLWSVGCSVMAFLGAGVWGFLHTLSSVNYYTHGTQVTAAHGHLAFFGAYVMLNLSVMAYAIPQLKGRAPYNQWLSMASFWIMCTAMMVMTFALTFAGVVQVHLQRVLGQGYMDVQDQLAMFYWVRLGSGVFVAISALMFVWAVLVPGREKQATIPAALQPAE, from the coding sequence ATGAAATATCAGACCCAGAAAGTCGCGATGCTGTATTTCTACGGCGCGCTGACGCTGTTCCTCGCGCAGGTCCTGTTCGGCCTTGTCGCCGGAACGATCTACGTCCTGCCCAACACGCTGTCGACCCTCCTGCCGTTCAACATCGTCAGGATGATCCATACCAACGCGCTGATCGTGTGGTCGCTGATCGGCTTCATGGGTGCGACCTACTTCCTGCTTCCGGAAGAGACCGAGACCGAGCTGTACAGCCCGCTTTTGGCAAAGATCCAGTTCTGGATGTTCTTCGGCGCGGCGGGTGTGGCCGTGGTCGGCTATCTCTTCCACTACCATGAGGGCCGCGAGTTCCTCGAGCAGCCCTTCATCATCAAGATCGGCATCGTCGTCGTCTGCCTGATGTTCCTGTTCAACGTGACGATGACGGCGCTGACAGGTCGCAAGACCACCGTCACGAACATCCTGCTGTTCGGGCTGTGGGGCGTTGCGATCTTCTTCCTGTTCGCCTTCTACAATCCGATCAATCTGGCGGTCGACAAGATGTACTGGTGGTACGTCGTCCATCTCTGGGTCGAGGGCGTCTGGGAGCTGATCATGGCCTCCATTCTCGCCTATCTGATGATCAAGCTAAACGGCATCGACCGCGAGGTCGTGGAGAAATGGCTCTACGTCATCATCGGCCTTGCGCTGTTCTCGGGCATCCTCGGCACCGGCCATCACTTCTACTGGATCGGCGCACCGGGCTATTGGCGGTGGATCGGCTCGCTGTTCTCCACGCTGGAGGTCGCTCCGTTCTTCACCATGGTGATCTTCACGGTGCAGATGACCTGGAAGGCCGGCCGCAAGCATCCGAACCGCGCTGCGCTGCTGTGGTCGGTCGGCTGCTCGGTGATGGCGTTCTTGGGAGCCGGCGTCTGGGGCTTCCTGCACACGCTGTCCTCGGTGAACTACTACACCCACGGCACCCAGGTCACCGCTGCGCACGGCCATCTCGCCTTCTTCGGCGCCTATGTGATGCTGAACCTGTCGGTGATGGCCTACGCGATCCCGCAGCTCAAGGGACGCGCGCCCTACAATCAGTGGCTCTCCATGGCGAGCTTCTGGATCATGTGCACGGCCATGATGGTGATGACCTTCGCGCTGACCTTTGCCGGCGTGGTCCAGGTTCACCTCCAGCGCGTGCTCGGCCAGGGCTACATGGACGTGCAGGACCAGCTCGCGATGTTCTACTGGGTCCGGCTCGGCTCCGGCGTGTTCGTGGCGATCTCCGCTCTGATGTTCGTCTGGGCGGTGCTGGTGCCCGGCCGCGAGAAACAGGCGACGATTCCCGCCGCGCTGCAGCCGGCCGAGTAA
- a CDS encoding CbbQ/NirQ/NorQ/GpvN family protein, with protein MKAVLHTVTSAPELPAYVPSGNECGLFEHAWRRRLPVLLKGPTGCGKTRFVAHMAARLGLPLHTVACHDDLTAADLTGRYLLRGGDTVWTDGPLTRAVREGGICYLDEVVEARKDVTVVLHPLTDDRRILPLERTGEELVAPSSFMLVVSYNPGYQTLLKALKPSTRQRFVAIEFGFLPPEQEIAVVSAESGLPPERVRPLVGLAGRLRALRGHDLEEGVSTRLVVYCASLIAAGTPIADAVLAGMIEPLTDDGDVKAALLDVARAVIG; from the coding sequence ATGAAAGCTGTCCTTCACACGGTGACCTCGGCTCCCGAGCTGCCGGCCTATGTTCCATCCGGAAACGAATGCGGGCTGTTCGAGCATGCCTGGCGACGCCGGCTGCCGGTCCTGCTCAAGGGCCCGACCGGTTGCGGCAAGACGCGTTTCGTCGCGCATATGGCGGCGCGGCTGGGATTGCCGCTTCACACCGTCGCCTGTCATGACGATCTCACCGCGGCCGATCTCACCGGCCGCTATCTGCTTCGCGGCGGCGACACGGTGTGGACCGATGGTCCGTTGACGCGCGCGGTTCGCGAGGGCGGCATCTGCTATCTCGACGAGGTGGTCGAGGCGCGCAAGGACGTCACCGTGGTGCTTCATCCTCTGACCGACGACCGCCGTATCCTGCCGCTGGAGCGCACCGGCGAGGAATTGGTGGCGCCGAGCAGCTTCATGCTCGTGGTCTCCTATAATCCCGGCTACCAAACGCTGCTCAAGGCGCTGAAGCCGTCGACGCGGCAGCGCTTCGTCGCCATCGAATTCGGCTTCCTGCCGCCGGAGCAGGAGATCGCCGTCGTGTCCGCCGAAAGCGGACTGCCGCCGGAGCGCGTGCGGCCGCTGGTCGGGCTGGCTGGCCGGCTGCGTGCGCTTAGGGGCCACGACCTGGAGGAGGGCGTCTCGACCCGGCTCGTGGTCTATTGCGCGAGCCTGATCGCCGCCGGCACGCCGATCGCCGATGCCGTGCTTGCCGGCATGATCGAGCCGCTCACCGACGATGGCGACGTCAAGGCGGCGCTGCTGGACGTCGCGCGTGCCGTGATCGGCTGA
- a CDS encoding sugar-binding transcriptional regulator, whose product MAAENEKSRLDDAARAGWLYFIAGHTQDEIAKMLQVSRASAQRLVSLCLAERLITFRLEHPIAACMELAARLKERFDLVHCEVVPADPAAPQATAGIAERCANLLDSTLRSETPVIVALGTGRAVRAAVERVTPIDRPNHQIVSLVGNISADGSASFYDTVGRLADRTGARHYPMPLPFLMSSEDERNKMVRIEPIAKVKAVAAKADLRLVGVGQMDQKAQVHVDGFVTRDELFEMMRLGAIGEITGWAYDSKGRLLKSGTNKRLTSIPPEVPAKTITIGAAVGAAKVGAIAAALSGGLINGLITDETTARAILER is encoded by the coding sequence ATGGCCGCCGAAAACGAGAAATCAAGGCTCGATGACGCCGCGCGTGCCGGCTGGCTCTATTTCATTGCCGGCCATACCCAGGACGAGATCGCAAAGATGCTCCAGGTCTCGCGCGCCTCGGCGCAGCGCCTGGTCTCGCTCTGCCTCGCGGAGCGGCTGATCACGTTTCGGCTCGAGCATCCCATAGCCGCCTGCATGGAACTGGCGGCGCGGCTGAAGGAGCGCTTTGATCTCGTTCACTGCGAGGTGGTGCCGGCCGACCCTGCGGCGCCGCAAGCCACCGCGGGCATTGCCGAGCGCTGTGCCAATTTGCTCGATTCCACGCTTCGCTCGGAGACGCCTGTCATCGTCGCGCTCGGCACCGGCCGCGCGGTACGCGCCGCTGTCGAGCGCGTCACGCCGATCGACCGGCCCAACCACCAGATCGTCTCGCTGGTCGGCAACATCTCCGCCGACGGCTCGGCGAGCTTCTACGACACCGTCGGCCGGCTCGCCGACCGCACCGGCGCGCGGCACTATCCGATGCCGCTGCCGTTCCTGATGTCATCGGAGGACGAGCGCAACAAGATGGTCCGCATCGAGCCGATCGCCAAGGTGAAAGCGGTCGCGGCCAAGGCGGACTTGCGCCTCGTCGGCGTCGGTCAGATGGACCAGAAGGCGCAGGTGCATGTCGACGGCTTCGTCACCCGTGACGAATTGTTCGAGATGATGCGGTTGGGCGCTATCGGCGAGATCACCGGCTGGGCCTATGACTCCAAGGGCCGCCTGCTCAAATCCGGCACCAACAAGCGCCTGACCAGCATTCCGCCGGAGGTCCCGGCCAAAACCATCACGATCGGCGCTGCGGTCGGTGCTGCGAAGGTTGGAGCAATCGCGGCGGCGCTGAGCGGGGGCTTGATCAACGGCCTGATCACCGACGAGACGACGGCACGGGCGATTCTGGAGCGATAG
- a CDS encoding c-type cytochrome, producing the protein MAERLTKSAARNVFYGGSAFFFAIFIGLTAHSHYYMATTSTDAKTLTSSVARGKHVWEKHSCINCHTLLGEGAYFAPEVGNVWDRWGGNEDPAGARETLKAWMQAQPSGAPGRRQMPQFNLTDQELNDLADFLQWTSTIKRQEWPPNKAG; encoded by the coding sequence ATGGCTGAACGCCTGACCAAGTCGGCCGCTCGAAACGTCTTCTACGGCGGCTCGGCCTTTTTCTTCGCCATCTTCATCGGGCTGACGGCGCACAGCCACTACTACATGGCCACGACCTCCACCGATGCCAAGACGCTGACGTCCTCGGTGGCCCGCGGCAAGCATGTCTGGGAGAAGCACTCCTGCATCAACTGCCACACGCTGCTCGGCGAAGGTGCCTATTTCGCGCCCGAAGTCGGCAACGTCTGGGATCGCTGGGGCGGCAACGAGGACCCGGCGGGTGCACGCGAGACGTTGAAGGCCTGGATGCAGGCACAACCTTCAGGCGCGCCGGGTCGGCGGCAGATGCCGCAGTTCAACCTCACCGATCAGGAGCTCAACGATCTCGCCGACTTCCTGCAATGGACCTCTACGATCAAGCGCCAGGAGTGGCCGCCGAACAAGGCCGGTTGA
- a CDS encoding carbohydrate ABC transporter permease, translating to MARMATRRRVVVSTIGAWFFGFLIFFPILWMVLASFKTELEAFAVPPSFLFFHWTTENYATVQERSDYLHHAMNSIIIAGGSTLIALLIAIPAAWSMAFSPTKRTKDVLLWMLSTKMMPPVGVLVPIYLIYKTFGLLDSRIGLVLILCLGNLPIVIWMLFTYFKEIPRDILEAARMDGATIGRELVYVLTPMAIPGLASTLLLNLILAWNEAFWTLNLSTSNAAPLTTFIASYSSPEGLFWAKLSAASTLAIAPILVLGWFSQKQLVRGLTFGAVK from the coding sequence ATGGCACGGATGGCGACGAGGCGGCGGGTGGTGGTCTCGACGATCGGGGCGTGGTTCTTCGGCTTTCTGATTTTCTTTCCGATCCTGTGGATGGTGCTGGCGAGCTTCAAGACCGAGCTCGAAGCGTTCGCGGTCCCGCCATCCTTCCTGTTCTTCCATTGGACCACGGAGAACTACGCAACCGTGCAGGAGCGCAGCGACTATCTGCACCACGCGATGAACTCGATCATCATCGCCGGCGGCTCGACGCTGATCGCGCTTCTGATCGCCATTCCCGCGGCTTGGTCGATGGCATTCTCCCCGACCAAGCGCACCAAGGACGTTCTGCTCTGGATGCTCTCGACCAAGATGATGCCGCCGGTTGGCGTGCTGGTGCCGATTTATCTGATCTACAAGACTTTCGGCCTGCTCGATTCCCGCATCGGCCTCGTCTTGATCCTGTGCCTCGGAAACTTGCCGATCGTGATCTGGATGCTGTTCACCTATTTCAAGGAAATCCCGCGCGACATTCTGGAAGCCGCGCGCATGGACGGCGCCACCATCGGCCGCGAGCTCGTCTATGTCCTGACGCCGATGGCAATCCCGGGACTTGCGTCCACGCTGCTGCTCAATTTGATCCTGGCCTGGAACGAGGCGTTCTGGACGCTCAACCTGTCGACCTCAAACGCCGCGCCGCTCACCACGTTCATCGCGTCCTATTCGAGCCCGGAAGGGCTGTTCTGGGCAAAGCTGTCGGCGGCCTCGACGCTGGCGATCGCGCCTATTCTCGTCCTCGGTTGGTTCAGCCAGAAGCAGCTCGTGCGCGGGCTCACCTTCGGCGCGGTGAAGTAG
- a CDS encoding nitric oxide reductase activation protein NorD — protein sequence MLDFLELEETVGRAWHRMVGGTASYPVHDDHAVTLAEVRSRLTVTFRALGGETGVQIASASARNSAHRLGWRQRIGLGDERLEQPGRDAATIFLPDRIAIFADRALNASLYRWLAAWFAAAPVEAIKEADPLRRDLLVLRRASETAVWVLTEFPGLVADYAQLAAATAAARPRRPLPRIEQEIEQIVLALLGAGKAPAGKLWPAMMGTGPLPDKAPPGYRSILPCPLWGDCWTRQLSPAHAGEDECVPGAAPAPSDDRRRFAAREREDDSNRRDPFVLNRIEKILAMAEMVNVDRPADDSEDEDAQKAADDLEEITLSRRSGKPATRLKFDLDLPPEALDASPLNADLTYPEWDYRSSSYLPNHCRVLAGAASERGEDWKPDDAMRRHIRQVRRRFEVLHPRYEVMRAQTDGHDLDLDALVRARCDLRAGSSTGLARIHVAMRPQGHDLAVTLLVDVSLSTDAWVDGYRVIDVEKEALLVLAHGLSACGDHNSIVTFTSRRRSWVRLETVKAFGEPMSGAVERRIGALKPGYYTRIGAAVRHTSAELARQPQRKKLLLVLTDGKPNDVDHYEGRFAVEDARKSVQEARRLGFAAFGVTVDATAQSYFPTLFGRGGYAIVGNIKRLPAALPAIYRQLAH from the coding sequence ATGCTCGATTTCCTCGAACTGGAGGAGACGGTTGGCCGCGCCTGGCACCGGATGGTCGGTGGCACCGCGAGCTACCCGGTCCACGACGATCACGCCGTCACGCTCGCCGAGGTGAGGAGCCGGCTTACGGTGACGTTCCGCGCGCTCGGCGGCGAGACCGGTGTGCAGATCGCGAGCGCAAGCGCGCGAAACTCCGCGCACCGGCTCGGCTGGCGGCAACGCATCGGCCTTGGAGACGAGCGCCTCGAGCAGCCGGGCCGCGACGCCGCGACGATCTTCCTTCCCGATCGCATCGCGATCTTCGCCGACCGCGCACTGAACGCATCGCTCTATCGCTGGCTTGCTGCGTGGTTCGCGGCCGCACCGGTCGAGGCGATCAAGGAAGCCGATCCGCTGCGGCGGGATCTTCTGGTGTTGCGCCGGGCGAGTGAGACCGCGGTCTGGGTGCTCACGGAGTTCCCGGGGCTTGTCGCCGATTACGCGCAGCTTGCCGCGGCCACCGCCGCCGCTCGGCCTCGTCGTCCTTTGCCGCGCATTGAGCAGGAGATCGAACAGATCGTCCTGGCATTGCTCGGCGCCGGAAAGGCGCCCGCAGGCAAGCTGTGGCCGGCGATGATGGGGACGGGCCCGCTGCCCGACAAGGCGCCGCCGGGCTATCGCTCCATCCTGCCCTGTCCGCTCTGGGGCGACTGCTGGACGCGCCAGCTCTCGCCCGCGCATGCGGGTGAAGACGAATGCGTGCCGGGCGCGGCACCTGCGCCCTCGGACGATCGTAGACGGTTTGCCGCCCGCGAGCGCGAGGACGATTCAAACCGTCGCGATCCCTTCGTGCTCAATCGCATCGAGAAGATCCTGGCGATGGCCGAGATGGTGAATGTCGATCGTCCGGCCGATGACAGCGAAGACGAGGATGCGCAGAAGGCAGCCGACGATCTCGAGGAGATCACGCTCAGCCGCCGCAGCGGAAAGCCGGCGACACGGCTCAAGTTCGATCTCGACCTTCCGCCCGAGGCGCTCGATGCTTCTCCACTGAATGCGGATCTCACCTATCCCGAATGGGACTACCGCAGCAGCTCCTATCTGCCCAATCATTGCCGCGTGCTCGCTGGCGCGGCCTCCGAGCGGGGCGAGGACTGGAAACCGGATGATGCCATGCGCCGGCACATCCGCCAGGTGCGCCGCCGCTTCGAGGTGTTGCATCCGCGTTACGAAGTGATGCGCGCCCAGACCGACGGTCACGACCTCGATCTCGACGCGCTCGTCCGCGCACGGTGCGACCTTCGTGCCGGCAGCAGCACTGGCCTCGCCCGCATTCACGTCGCGATGCGTCCGCAGGGTCACGATCTCGCCGTCACGCTGCTCGTCGACGTCTCGCTCTCGACCGATGCCTGGGTCGACGGTTATCGCGTAATCGACGTCGAGAAGGAGGCGCTGCTCGTGCTCGCGCACGGGCTGTCGGCCTGCGGCGACCACAACAGCATCGTGACCTTCACGTCCCGTCGACGGTCCTGGGTGCGGCTCGAAACCGTCAAGGCGTTCGGCGAGCCGATGAGCGGGGCGGTGGAGCGCCGCATCGGCGCGCTCAAGCCGGGCTATTACACGCGGATCGGCGCCGCGGTGCGCCATACCTCGGCCGAGCTCGCGCGGCAGCCGCAGCGCAAGAAGCTGCTGCTCGTCCTCACCGACGGCAAGCCCAACGATGTCGACCATTATGAAGGCCGCTTCGCGGTCGAGGACGCCCGCAAGTCCGTGCAGGAGGCGCGCCGGCTCGGCTTTGCCGCATTCGGCGTGACCGTGGATGCGACGGCGCAATCCTACTTCCCGACCCTGTTCGGCCGCGGCGGCTACGCCATCGTCGGCAACATCAAGCGGTTGCCCGCTGCGCTGCCGGCGATCTACCGGCAACTGGCGCATTGA
- a CDS encoding HAD family hydrolase yields MDQARPTPDLIIFDCDGVLVDSELLSCRCLSDVLAEFGFALTEAQALELFLGRSTKAIEQHYRNLGQIVPDGFLPRLKSRVLETFAASLEPIPGVRAVVSELTVPFCVASSSDIDRVSLSLDVTGLRPLFDDRIYTAQMVRHGKPAPDLFLHAAAQMRASPARTLVIEDSVSGVQAGKAAGMTVWGFVGGSHYSARDGRAILSAAGADRVYGRMSDFWKDV; encoded by the coding sequence ATGGACCAGGCCCGGCCAACACCCGATCTCATCATCTTCGATTGCGACGGCGTGCTCGTCGACAGCGAGCTGTTGAGTTGCCGCTGCCTGTCCGACGTGCTGGCCGAGTTCGGCTTCGCACTCACCGAGGCGCAGGCGCTCGAGCTCTTTCTCGGACGTAGCACCAAGGCGATCGAGCAGCATTATCGCAATCTCGGGCAGATCGTGCCGGATGGCTTCCTGCCGCGATTGAAATCGCGCGTGCTCGAGACGTTTGCCGCATCGCTCGAACCGATCCCCGGGGTGAGGGCGGTGGTATCGGAACTGACGGTACCGTTCTGCGTGGCCTCGTCCAGCGACATCGACCGTGTATCGCTTTCGCTCGACGTCACCGGCCTCAGGCCGCTGTTCGACGATCGCATCTACACGGCTCAGATGGTCAGACACGGAAAGCCCGCGCCCGATCTCTTCCTTCATGCGGCCGCGCAAATGCGCGCCTCGCCAGCGCGCACGCTGGTGATCGAGGACAGTGTCAGCGGCGTGCAGGCGGGCAAGGCGGCCGGCATGACCGTCTGGGGATTTGTCGGCGGAAGCCATTACAGCGCCCGGGACGGGCGGGCTATATTGTCCGCTGCCGGGGCCGATCGGGTCTACGGACGCATGAGCGATTTCTGGAAGGACGTCTGA
- a CDS encoding ABC transporter substrate-binding protein, with protein sequence MKHVLGAVCGASCLLLAVPAMAETTLTIATVNNGDMIRMQGLTSEFTKKNPDITVKWVTLEENVLRQRVTTDIATKGGQFDVLTIGTYEVPIWAKKGWLVPLANLGADYDVADLLPKIKDAVSADGKLYAAPFYGESSMVMYRTDLFEKAGLKMPEKPAWDFVIDAAKKLTDKSAGTYGICLRGKAGWGENMAFLSAMANSYGARWFDEKWQPQFNTPEWKATLTTYVNLMKEAGPPGASSNGFNENLALFNAGKCAMWIDATVAASFVTNPKESKVADKVGFALAPNTGLGKNANWLWAWNLAIPAGSKKTEAAEKFIAWATSKDYTKLVASKEGWANVPPGTRTSLYNNEDYLKVAPFAKLTLASIDAADPNKPTVKPVPYVGVQYAAIPEFQGIGTQVGQQFSAALAGSMTVDAALTAAQSATEREMKRAGYIK encoded by the coding sequence GTGAAACATGTCCTGGGCGCCGTCTGCGGCGCGTCCTGCCTGCTGCTGGCCGTCCCCGCGATGGCCGAAACGACCCTGACGATCGCCACCGTGAACAACGGCGACATGATCCGCATGCAGGGACTTACGAGCGAATTCACCAAGAAGAATCCGGACATCACCGTGAAATGGGTGACGCTGGAGGAGAACGTGCTGCGCCAGCGCGTCACCACCGATATCGCCACCAAGGGCGGCCAGTTCGACGTCCTCACCATCGGCACCTACGAGGTGCCGATCTGGGCCAAGAAGGGCTGGCTGGTGCCGCTCGCCAATCTCGGTGCCGATTACGATGTCGCCGATCTCCTGCCCAAGATCAAGGACGCGGTCTCCGCCGACGGCAAGCTCTACGCCGCGCCGTTCTACGGCGAGAGCTCGATGGTGATGTACCGCACCGATTTGTTCGAGAAGGCTGGCCTGAAGATGCCGGAGAAACCGGCCTGGGATTTCGTGATCGACGCCGCCAAGAAGCTCACCGACAAGAGCGCCGGCACCTACGGCATCTGCCTGCGCGGCAAGGCCGGCTGGGGCGAGAACATGGCGTTCCTTTCGGCCATGGCCAATTCCTACGGCGCGCGCTGGTTCGATGAGAAGTGGCAGCCGCAGTTCAATACGCCGGAATGGAAGGCGACGCTCACGACCTACGTCAACCTGATGAAGGAAGCCGGCCCGCCCGGCGCGAGCTCCAACGGCTTCAACGAGAATCTGGCGCTGTTCAACGCCGGCAAATGCGCGATGTGGATCGACGCCACGGTCGCGGCGTCCTTCGTCACCAACCCGAAGGAGTCCAAGGTCGCCGACAAGGTCGGCTTCGCGCTCGCGCCCAACACCGGGCTCGGCAAGAACGCGAACTGGCTGTGGGCCTGGAACCTTGCGATTCCCGCCGGCTCGAAGAAGACCGAGGCGGCCGAGAAGTTCATCGCCTGGGCGACGAGCAAGGACTACACCAAGCTTGTGGCGTCGAAGGAGGGCTGGGCCAACGTACCGCCGGGCACGCGGACCTCGCTCTACAACAACGAGGACTATCTGAAGGTCGCTCCCTTCGCGAAGCTGACGCTGGCCTCGATCGATGCCGCCGATCCGAACAAGCCGACGGTGAAGCCGGTGCCGTATGTCGGCGTTCAATACGCCGCGATCCCCGAATTCCAGGGCATCGGCACGCAGGTAGGTCAGCAATTCTCCGCCGCGCTCGCAGGATCGATGACAGTCGATGCCGCACTGACGGCCGCGCAATCGGCGACCGAGCGCGAGATGAAGCGCGCCGGCTACATCAAGTGA
- a CDS encoding ABC transporter ATP-binding protein, whose amino-acid sequence MGQITLRGVQKSFGPVHIIKGADLDIADGSFVVFVGPSGCGKTTLLRLIAGLEDVTGGSILIDGKNVVDTPPAKRGLSMVFQSYALYPHMSVRGNIGFGLKMAGLARDEINRKVEAAAATLNLTPYLDRKPRELSGGQRQRVAIGRAIVREPKAFLFDEPLSNLDAALRVQMRIEVTRLQKQLGTTAIYVTHDQVEAMTMADKIVVLNGGKIEQYGSPLELYERPANLFVAGFIGSPRMNFVTGEPALQKGAATIGVRPEHLKIERDGGGGWQGTIAVAEHLGSDTFLYVDAGPIGMLTARYIGELSLHAGDRVSLAPDPARIHRFDESGNALRG is encoded by the coding sequence ATGGGTCAGATCACACTTCGGGGCGTGCAGAAATCCTTCGGCCCCGTGCACATCATCAAGGGCGCCGATTTGGACATCGCCGACGGCTCCTTCGTCGTGTTCGTCGGTCCCTCCGGCTGCGGCAAGACCACGCTGTTGCGATTGATCGCGGGGCTCGAGGACGTCACCGGCGGCAGCATCCTGATCGATGGCAAGAACGTCGTCGACACGCCGCCTGCCAAGCGCGGGCTCTCGATGGTGTTCCAGTCCTACGCGCTCTATCCGCATATGAGCGTCCGCGGCAATATCGGCTTCGGCCTGAAGATGGCGGGCCTTGCCAGGGACGAGATCAATCGCAAGGTCGAGGCGGCCGCCGCGACGCTGAACCTCACGCCCTATCTCGACCGCAAGCCGCGCGAGCTTTCCGGCGGCCAGCGCCAGCGCGTCGCGATCGGACGCGCCATCGTGCGCGAGCCCAAGGCGTTCCTGTTCGACGAGCCGCTCTCCAACCTCGATGCGGCGCTGCGCGTCCAGATGCGCATCGAGGTGACGCGGCTGCAGAAGCAGCTCGGCACCACCGCGATCTACGTCACCCACGACCAGGTCGAGGCCATGACCATGGCCGACAAGATCGTCGTGCTCAACGGCGGCAAGATCGAGCAATATGGCTCGCCGCTGGAACTCTACGAACGGCCCGCCAACCTGTTCGTCGCCGGCTTCATCGGCTCGCCCAGGATGAATTTCGTCACCGGCGAGCCCGCCTTGCAAAAGGGGGCGGCGACGATCGGCGTCCGGCCGGAGCATCTCAAGATCGAGCGCGACGGCGGCGGAGGCTGGCAGGGCACGATCGCGGTGGCCGAGCATCTCGGCAGCGATACCTTTCTTTACGTCGATGCCGGCCCGATCGGCATGCTGACGGCGCGCTACATCGGCGAATTGAGCCTGCATGCCGGCGACCGAGTGTCGCTGGCGCCGGACCCTGCGCGCATCCATCGCTTCGACGAGAGCGGCAACGCGCTTCGGGGCTGA
- a CDS encoding carbohydrate ABC transporter permease produces MATRQTQLLARSLLTPAVGLLFVWMIVPLALTIYFSTLHYSLLDPGSESFVGLENFRYFLTDPAFLASLQNTLVLVGSVLALTILLGIPLALLMDQPVIGRNFVRLMVIAPFFVMPTVSALVWKNLLMHPVSGLFAWLVSLIGLTPIDWFNDVPLFAVILIVTWQWLPFATLILLTALQSLDEEQKEAAEMDGASAVSTFIYITLPHLARPITVVILIETIFLLTVFAEIFVTTGGGPGLQTTNIAFLIYSQALIQFDVGSASAGGLVAVVIANVVAFFLVRVVGRNLEA; encoded by the coding sequence ATGGCGACCCGGCAGACGCAGCTTCTTGCGCGCTCGCTCCTGACGCCAGCCGTCGGGCTGCTCTTCGTCTGGATGATCGTCCCGCTCGCGCTGACGATCTATTTCTCGACGCTGCACTACAGCCTGCTCGATCCCGGCTCGGAATCCTTCGTCGGCCTGGAAAATTTCCGCTACTTCCTCACCGATCCCGCCTTCCTCGCCTCGCTCCAGAACACGCTGGTACTGGTCGGCTCGGTGCTGGCACTCACCATCCTGCTCGGCATTCCGCTCGCGCTATTGATGGACCAGCCGGTGATCGGGCGCAATTTCGTCCGGCTGATGGTGATCGCGCCGTTCTTCGTGATGCCGACGGTGAGCGCGCTGGTCTGGAAGAACCTGCTGATGCACCCGGTGTCCGGATTGTTCGCCTGGCTCGTCTCGCTGATCGGCCTGACGCCGATCGACTGGTTCAACGATGTGCCGCTGTTCGCGGTGATCCTGATCGTGACGTGGCAATGGTTGCCGTTCGCGACGCTGATCCTGCTGACCGCGCTGCAATCGCTCGACGAAGAGCAGAAGGAAGCCGCGGAGATGGACGGTGCCAGCGCGGTCTCGACTTTCATCTACATCACCCTGCCGCACCTTGCGCGTCCGATCACCGTGGTGATCCTGATCGAGACCATCTTCCTGCTCACCGTGTTCGCCGAGATCTTCGTGACCACCGGCGGCGGGCCAGGCCTGCAGACGACCAACATCGCCTTCCTGATCTATTCGCAGGCACTGATCCAGTTCGACGTCGGCAGCGCCTCCGCGGGCGGCCTCGTTGCCGTCGTGATCGCCAATGTCGTCGCCTTCTTCCTGGTCCGCGTCGTCGGCCGCAATCTGGAGGCATGA